A genomic region of Aspergillus oryzae RIB40 DNA, chromosome 1 contains the following coding sequences:
- a CDS encoding uncharacterized protein (chitin synthase/hyaluronan synthase (glycosyltransferases)), translated as MEWTAEKLAARLPVFQQRGPDVPVWRQFLNFLGCVLILPVYYFITGYSRHPLTLDILISIFVAEFNRYSNEGRRRRLYGLDAPTKTKEDPEKALMSPSLHTGPECLAVVVGYREDPELFRRALDSYKRADGCRFILVGVDGDEKADMEMVRVFEEAYPEDSAIVHIDEPFGEIAMRTYKKITEACYETPERCQEMTIAHCCQLAREILAEHDLGLGELGGVSRLCLYQPHMHKKAIMFTSFIFSIVISDILGIEYMWSSDSDTIVFTDSVRRTVETIAGDPTAGGGSSGLVVHNEDDSMTTKLGSAVYWCELYMTRSTSASSGTSDCQSGPSTAFRVSALPSILYPWYTQTVFGRRMIINEDRHLTTNLLLRGWTVTYASDTLTATDTPTTFSRWLLQQVRWGRATHIESFQQPRVYLLNHPVFFWAAMKKEVGPLLVFLCVLYYLVTGQRFAYFSSNDAFLRVAYTIGYNWLRNPDRGPRNAWVWIAPALVFYNIPLPSIHLWSMLTVFDGGWGTSMRSNAELSKREQFWKRAYDLGFFVVWMGIVGGTAARMLSGYAGWDAAGTAKAIFLGVFFPSAVSFYGLLVRG; from the exons ATGGAGTGGACGGCAGAGAAACTCGCCGCGAGGCTGCCAGTCTTCCAACAGCGAGGCCCTGATGTGCCCGTTTGGCGCCAGTTCCTTAACTTTCTGGGTTGTGTCTTGATCCTCCCCGTGTACTACTTTATCACCGGCTACAGTCGTCATCCCTTGACGCTGGACATCTTGATTAGCATCTTCGTGGCTGAATTCAACCGATATTCCAACGAGGGGCGGCGACGCCGGCTATATGGTCTCGATGCGCCgacaaagacaaaagaagaccCCGAAAAGGCTCTCATGTCTCCCAGCCTCCATACGGGCCCCGAATGCTTGGCGGTGGTAGTAGGCTATCGCGAAGATCCAGAACTCTTCCGTCGCGCCTTGGATAGCTACAAACGTGCTGACGGGTGCCGTTTCATCCTGGTTGGAGTGGACGGTGACGAGAAAGCCGACATGGAAATGGTCCGCgtctttgaagaagcttaTCCCGAAGACTCGGCCATTGTGCATATTGATGAGCCGTTTGGTGAGATCGCCATGCGCACGTACAAGAAAATCACGGAAGCTTGTTACGAGACCCCTGAGCGCTGCCAGGAGATGACCATTGCCCACTGCTGCCAGTTGGCTCGGGAGATTCTCGCCGAACATGATCTTGGACTGGGTGAGTTGGGAGGTGTCTCCCGGCTGTGTTTGTACCAGCCGCATATGCACAAGAAAGCAATTATGTTCACCTCGTTTATTTTCTCTATCGTGATTTCGGACATTCTCGGTATTGAATACATGTGGTCTTCCGATTCCGACACCATCGTCTTTACAGATTCCGTGCGCCGTACCGTTGAGACGATCGCCGGAGATCCAACGGCCGGTGGAGGCAGTTCCGGATTGGTAGTGCACAATGAAGATGATTCAATGACGACGAAACTTGGAAGCGCAGTCTACTGGTGCGAGCTGTACATGACAAGATCGACTTCTGCATCCTCGGGCACGAGCGACTGCCAGAGTGGTCCAAGTACCGCGTTCCGGGTGTCCGCATTGCCCTCAATTCTATACCCCTGGTACACACAGACAGTCTTCGGTCGTCGAATG ATTATCAATGAAGACCGCCATCTAACAACAAACCTTCTCTTGCGCGGCTGGACGGTCACATACGCCTCCGACACATTAACAGCCACTGATACTCCAACGACATTCAGCCGATGGCTCCTCCAACAAGTCCGTTGGGGTCGAGCAACGCATATCGAAAGCTTCCAACAGCCAAGAGTCTATCTCCTCAATCACCCTGTCTTCTTCTGGGCCGCTATGAAGAAAGAGGTCGGCCCgctcctcgtcttcctctgtgTGCTCTACTACCTCGTCACCGGCCAACGCTTCGCCTACTTCTCCTCTAACGACGCTTTCCTCCGTGTAGCCTACACAATCGGCTACAACTGGCTGCGTAACCCAGACCGCGGTCCGCGCAATGCCTGGGTCTGGATCGCCCCCGCACTAGTCTTCTACAACATTCCCCTCCCCAGCATCCATCTCTGGAGCATGTTGACCGTGTTTGACGGAGGATGGGGGACCTCAATGCGATCAAATGCCGAGTTGTCGAAGCGCGAGCAGTTCTGGAAACGCGCGTATGACCTGGGTTTCTTCGTGGTGTGGATGGGTATTGTGGGGGGTACCGCTGCCCGGATGTTATCTGGCTATGCGGGCTGGGATGCAGCTGGTACGGCGAAGGCCATCTTCTTGGGCGTGTTCTTCCCGTCTGCTGTGTCGTTTTATGGGTTGTTAGTTCGTGGatga
- a CDS encoding dimethyladenosine transferase (ribosomal RNA adenine dimethylase): MGKVARTKHSRGANGPYQKPDQGPLGKATSAIFKFNTDLGQHILKNGAIADAIVDKANIQQGQTVLEVGPGPGVLTNRILAKAKKVVAVEVDPRMAAELTKNVQGTPAEKKLQIVLGDFVKTDLSQLPPFQICISNTPYQISSPLIFKLLSMPNPPKMCVLMVQREFALRLVARPGDSLYSRLSVNVQFFSRVQHIMKVGRNNFRPPPQVESSVVRVEPKSDRPAISWDEWDGMLRICFVRKNKTLRAGFMGNKTRAMIERNWITFATMYPEKVTQADIDFMLGNGEPEPMEDVEMDTNNDADDDVPEMDEDDILMGDMGFEKKNVPEIPKGALLTIGNNKVSRVMVTKLIQVKLQRILDRTELANARAQKCDENDFLRLLHACNKEGIHFS; encoded by the exons ATGGGAAAAGTCGCTCGAACCAAGCACAGCAGAGGTGCCAACGGCCCATACCAGAAGCCCGACCAGGGCCCACTGGGTAAAGCGACCTCCGCAATTTTCAAGTTCAACACCGACCTCGGTCAACATATTCTTAAGAATGGAGCGATCGCCGATGCCATTGTCGACAAGGCCAATATCCAGCAGGGCCAGACGGTTCTGGAAGTCGGTCCCGGTCCCGGTGTTCTAACGAATCGCATTCTCGCAAAGGCCAAGAAAGTGGTGGCGGTCGAAGTCGATCCTCGAATGGCTGCTGAACTCACCAAGAATGTACAAGGCACgccggcggagaagaaactCCAGATTGTCCTTGGTGACTTTGTCAAGACGGATTTGAGCCAGTTGCCTCCGTTCCAGATTTGCATCAGTAATACCCCTTATCAG ATTTCTTCCCCGCTTATCTTCAAACTCCTCTCCATGCCTAATCCTCCCAAAATGTGCGTTCTGATGGTCCAGCGCGAATTCGCCCTCCGTCTTGTTGCCCGGCCCGGAGATTCCTTATATTCTCGACTCTCGGTGAACGTGCAGTTCTTCTCGCGCGTCCAGCATATCATGAAAGTGGGCAGGAACAACTTCCGTCCTCCACCACAGGTCGAGTCTAGTGTGGTCCGAGTCGAGCCCAAGTCCGATCGTCCGGCGATCAGCTGGGATGAATGGGATGGTATGCTCCGTATTTGCTTCGTGCGTAAGAACAAGACCCTGCGTGCAGGCTTCATGGGAAACAAGACGCGCGCCATGATCGAAAGAAACTGGATCACTTTCGCCACGATGTACCCGGAGAAGGTTACGCAGGCGGATATAGACTTCATGCTGGGTAATGGGGAGCCGGAACCCATGGAGGACGTGGAAATGGATACCAATAATGACGCggatgatgatgttcctGAGatggacgaggatgatataCTAATGGGTGATATGGGattcgaaaagaagaatgttCCGGAGATTCCCAAGGGAGCTCTTCTGACTATCGGCAACAACAAGGTTTCTCGAGTCATGGTTACCAAGTTAATACAGGTCAAGCTTCAGCGGATCCTGGACCGGACCGAACTGGCCAATGCTCGGGCGCAGAAGTGCGATGAGAATgatttccttcgtcttcttcacgcCTGCAATAAGGAAGGCATACACTTCTCATAG